In the Molothrus ater isolate BHLD 08-10-18 breed brown headed cowbird chromosome 26, BPBGC_Mater_1.1, whole genome shotgun sequence genome, one interval contains:
- the APC2 gene encoding adenomatous polyposis coli protein 2: MSGSIASYDQLVRQVEALKKENSHLRRELEDNSNHLSKLENETSDMKEVLKHLQGKLEQEARVMVSSGQTEVLDQLKALQMDITSLYNLKFAPEATSGGRGTEESPAGPASHRDGPGELGRATFRMLEELDRERCFLLGEIEKEEKEKVWYYSQLQSLATRLDELPHVETFSMQMDLIRQQLQFEAQHIRSLMEERFGTADEMVQRAQIRASRLEQIDKELMEVQDKAQQPEPQLCGKVPAMDGDGSLDPPTHPEEGGNTKVEVVFWLLSMLATRDKEDMSRTLLAMSSSQESCLAMRKSGCLPLLIQILHDSDGEPGPPESPTGAKDARMRANAALHNIVFSQPDEGQAKKEMRVLHVLEQIRSYSETCWDWLQMQSRDGGRGPEGAVPVPIEPQICQATCAIMKLSFDEEYRRAMNELGGLQAVAELLQVDYEMHKMTNDPLNLALRRYAGMALTNLTFGDVVNKATLCSRRGCMEAIVAQLGSDSEELHQVVSSILRNLSWRADINSKKVLREVGSVTGLMRCALHAGKESTLKSVLSALWNLSAHSTENKAAICGVEGALGFLVSTLTYKCQSNSLAIIESGGGILRNVSSLVATREDYRQVLRDHNCLQTLLQHLRSHSLTIVSNACGTLWNLSARSPRDQELLWDLGAVSMLRNLIHSKHKMIAMGSAAALRNLLTNRPPKYKDTAVVSPGSCMPSLYMRKQKALEAELDAKHLAETFDTMEKQSLKGQSAKKPMRHMESLVKDYASDSGCFDDDEVPNISTGVETASASVLSMFLNSSFLQGQALPRALAQRRCPEPEKDGSGKAAEPKKAPLPEDDVSLAAEKLANKISSTVAKIDKLVEDISTMHNSSDDSFSLSSEDHCLDWQYGPEDGHEARAQSCSPCRLSDAGGFAKRESLSRAHTLLRLKTAYTSLSTDSLNSGSTSDGYCTKEHMKPCPRAAFLDYRDELQRYQKRPSRLDLKSILGKPERAEPPEPDKPEQQDLPERAKKVVTFPSPKVPEKEMEWKKEVGTKPPTDPHVRTIKLSPSYQHVPMLETLAKSSTAAGHQPSLLGRKQAWLPPALLQAAEPLSKIPEKLPAQPPASAEQESVQKYSVEDTPICFSRCSSLSSLSSADNVLDGQSHSENDLDSDSSLEILEMEEGDAEGEEDGRQEREKAVDPGPTTPVGISQPITIPFPKRDKVFLREASPSRQEDLTPSSSSENYIQETPLVMSRCSSVSSLGSFESPSIASSIQSDPCSEMISGTISPSELPDSPGQTMPPSRSKTPLFELGCQPEKETSQFNIQWENNVKKFMEITDFKERFQLPQDLDSMVYFTVEKPNENFSCASSLSALPLHEHYVQKDVELKLIPTFPEKNSLNFAAHEKREERREERYLEGRRRAERPEPPDDDDIEILKECISSAMPSRFRKVKTSLLSGQVLHPQTKKPLHVPVYMLVPAHTHPGVPKHLRATSRDLFKDDDSFTDSADGTPVNFSSAASLSDETLRYPAGEEAEHPLAERRRQPGTIPARRAASGSSAPARLGSAGKGKAGPGRGEGKRGQTPAKGTASLELGAGRASGAAGRKDEALEDGVVFQSLCHTTPTEEAVYCFYDPDLDELPEAGRDGSGSRAQPGRAPRRERWGGSVPHKDPEPGSRPAKTKPQNNLIADETPPCYSLSSSMSSLSDANLSEGEERGQPCGKATWPRSAAAGQAQGGSPSSPSLNSEDDLLQKCIGSAMPKRRRPAARRRLVERKQKPPGAGGRERKAEARHHPEEEASSDRGSDLDSVEWQAIQEGANSIVTWLHQAAASLSREPSSESDSILSFMSGLSVGSTLQLSLGRQEKQRPGSASGREPARREHSKGRPERKDAAGARPAGRASSRAERSPAPAKPVPNLPVVFRGRTVIYMPSLAKDAPSPRATPKKSPAAKPEAPPAKNLSLSQQRSRSLHRLGKAPETGELALPKRSTTPPARIGKGPPSSGSSRTSTPSQHAPKKLPSPSQATKQGGPAAGKASGSSSPPGPPARAPAPKSPAPKQSKTQKSPVRIPFMQKPSRKVLPGRGAMPVLEEQVDGSKARPGGPGGSRLNLVRMSSARSSGSDSDRSGFLRQLTFIKESSSLLLRHRSDLSPAPPATSLPRRGSPQRSRAALPAVFLCSSRCDELKAAKAATPGQRPLIPRAQPGGKATAGAKAPRRTSSESPSRLPVKSSAAAAEPFKRYSSSPNISVARRAASPSSVRSEAAARRRQNEPAAPGGPPGKPPVVVMKGTWRRIRDEDIPHILKSTLPSTALPLAGSGDEEPPGTPGTPRKTSDAVVQTEDFATSKTNSSTSPTLESREGPPHPRATGDGEAPAPAKAALPISFGHEAPAGSFPGSRHGSPSKAARVTPFNYVPSPMAVTAVADKAVEKIQA; this comes from the exons CTCTGCGGGAAGGTCCCGGCCATGGACGGGGACGGCAGCCTGGACCCCCCGACCCACCCCGAGGAGGGCGGCAACACCAAG GTGGAGGTGGTGTTCTGGCTGCTGTCCATGCTGGCCACGCGCGACAAGGAGGACATGTCCCGCACGCTGCTGGCCATGTCCAGCTCGCAGGAGAGCTGCCTGGCCATGCGCAAGTCGGgctgcctgcccctgctcaTCCAGATCCTGCACGACTCCGACGGGGAGCCGGGGCCCCCCGAGAGCCCCACGGGCGCCAAGGACGCCCGCATGAGAGCCAACGCTGCCCTGCACAACATCGTCTTCTCCCAGCCCGACGAGGGCCAGGCCAAGAAGGAGATGCGGGTGCTGCACGTGCTGGAGCAGATCCGCTCCTACTCGGAGACCTGCTGGGACTGGCTGCAGATGCAGAGCAGGGACGGGGGACGGGGCCCCGAGGGCGCCG TGCCAGTGCCCATCGAGCCGCAGATCTGCCAGGCCACCTGTGCCATCATGAAGCTGTCCTTCGACGAGGAGTACCGGCGGGCCATGAACGAGCTGG GTGGGCTGCAGGCCGTGGCcgagctgctgcaggtggatTATGAGATGCACAAGATGACCAACGACCCCCTGAACCTGGCGCTGCGACGCTACGCGGGGATGGCCCTCACCAACCTCACCTTCGGGGATGTGGTCAACAAG GCCACGCTGTGCTCCCGCCGGGGCTGCATGGAGGCCATCGTGGCTCAGCTGGGCTCCGACAGCGAGGAGCTGCACCAG gTGGTCTCCAGCATCCTGAGGAACCTCTCCTGGCGCGCTGACATCAACAGCAAGAAGGTGCTGAGGGAGGTGGGCAGCGTCACTGGGCTGATGCGCTGTGCCCTGCACGCCGGCAAG GAGTCGACGCTGAAGAGCGTCCTGAGCGCGCTGTGGAACCTCTCGGCGCACAGCACGGAGAACAAGGCGGCCATCTGCGGGGTGGAGGGGGCCCTGGGCTTCCTGGTCAGCACCCTCACCTACAAGTGCCAGAGCAACTCCCTGGCCATCATCGAGAGCGGCGGTGGCATCCTCAGGAACgtctccagcctcgttgccaCACGGGAGGATTACAG GCAGGTGCTCCGGGACCACAACTGCCTGCAGacgctgctgcagcacctgcgCTCGCACAGCCTGACCATCGTCAGCAACGCCTGTGGAACCCTCTGGAACCTGTCAGCGCGCAGTCCCCGcgaccaggagctgctgtgggaccTGGGGGCGGTCAGCATGCTCCGCAACCTCATCCACTCCAAGCACAAGATGATCGCCATGGGCAGCGCGGCCGCGCTGCGCAACCTCCTCACCAACCGGCCCCCCAAGTACAAGGACACGGCCGTGGTGTCGCCGGGCTCCTGCATGCCCTCGCTCTACATGCGCAAGCAGAAGGCGCTGGAGGCCGAGCTGGACGCCAAACACCTGGCTGAGACCTTCGACACCatggagaagcagagcctgaaGGGGCAGAGCGCCAAGAAGCCGATGCGGCACATGGAGAGCCTGGTGAAGGATTACGCCTCCGACTCCGGCTGCTTCGACGACGACGAGGTGCCCAACATCTCCACCGGCGTGGAGACGGCCAGCGCCTCCGTGCTCTCCATGTTCCTCAactcctccttcctgcagggccaggcGCTGCCGCGGGCGCTGGCCCAGCGGCGCTGCCCGGAGCCGGAGAAGGATGGCAGCGGGAAGGCGGCCGAGCCCAAGAAGGCGCCGCTGCCGGAGGATGACGTCTCGCTGGCCGCCGAGAAGTTGGCCAACAAGATCTCCAGCACGGTGGCCAAGATCGACAAGCTGGTGGAGGACATCTCCACCATGCACAACTCCTCAGACGACAGCTTCAGCCTCAGCTCCGAGGACCACTGCCTGGACTGGCAGTACGGCCCCGAGGACGGGCACGAGGCGCGCGCCCAGTCCTGCTCGCCGTGCCGGCTGTCGGACGCCGGTGGCTTCGCCAAGCGGGAGAGCCTGAGCCGGGCGCACACCCTGCTGCGGCTGAAGACGGCCTACACCAGCCTGTCCACCGACAGCCTCAACAGCGGCAGCACCAGCGACGGCTACTGCACCAAGGAGCACATgaagccctgccccagggccgCCTTCCTGGATTACCGGGATGAGCTGCAGCGCTACCAGAAGCGGCCCAGCCGGCTTGACCTCAAGAGCATCCTGGGCAAACCAGAGCGGGCCGAGCCCCCCGAGCCAGACAAACCCgagcagcaggacctgcccGAAAGGGCCAAGAAGGTGGTGACGTTCCCCAGCCCCAAAGTGCCAGAGAAGGAGATGGAGTGGAAGAAGGAGGTGGGCACCAAGCCCCCCACCGACCCCCATGTTCGCACCATCAAGCTGTCTCCATCCTACCAGCACGTCCCCATGCTTGAGACCCTGgccaagagcagcacagctgctggccaCCAGCCCTCCCTCCTGGGCAGGAAGCAAGCCTGGCTCCCCCCGGCGCTGCTGCAGGCGGCCGAGCCCCTGAGCAAGATCCCGGAGAAGCTGCCGGCCCAGCCACCggcctcagcagagcaggagtcAGTGCAGAAGTACTCGGTGGAGGACACCCCAATCTGCTTCTCCCGGTgcagctccctgtcctcccTCTCCTCAGCAGACAACGTGCTGGATGGGCAGAGCCACAGCGAGAACGACCTGGATAGCGACTCCTCCCTGGAGATCCTGGAGATGGAGGAAGGGGACGCagaaggggaggaggatgggaggcaggagagggagaaggcGGTGGATCCAGGTCCCACCACGCCAGTGGGGATCTCCCAGCCTATCACCATCCCCTTCCCGAAGCGTGACAAGGTTTTCCTGCGGGAGGCCTCGCCCTCGCGCCAGGAGGACCTGACGCCCTCGAGCTCCTCGGAGAATTACATCCAGGAGACGCCGCTGGTGATGAGCCGCTGCAGCTCCgtcagctccctgggcagcttcGAGAGCCCCTCCATCGCCAGCTCCATCCAGAGCGACCCGTGCAGCGAAATGATCAGCGGCACCATCAGCCCCAGCGAGCTGCCCGACAGCCCCGGGCAGACCATGCCCCCCAGCCGCAGCAAGACCCCGCTCTTCGAGCTGGGCTGCCAGCCCGAGAAGGAGACCAGCCAGTTCAACATCCAGTGGGAGAACAACGTCAAGAAGTTCATGGAGATCACCGACTTCAAGGAACGCTTCCAGCTGCCCCAGGACCTGGACTCCATGGTTTACTTCACGGTGGAGAAACCCAACGAGAACTTCTCGTGCGCCTCCAGCCTGAGCGCCCTGCCCCTCCACGAGCACTATGTCCAGAAGGACGTGGAGCTCAAGCTGATCCCCACCTTCCCGGAGAAGAACAGCCTGAACTTCGCAGCTCACGAGAAGAGGGAGGAGCGGCGGGAGGAGCGGTACCTGGAGGGCCGGCGAAGGGCGGAGCGCCCCGAGCCCCCCGACGACGACGACATCGAGATCCTCAAGGAGTGCATCAGCTCAGCCATGCCCTCCCGCTTCCGCAAGGTCAAGACCTCGCTGCTGTCCGGGCAGGTGCTGCACCCGCAGACCAAGAAGCCGCTGCACGTCCCCGTGTACATGCTGGTGCCGGCCCACACCCACCCCGGCGTCCCCAAGCACCTGCGAGCCACCTCCCGCGACCTCTTCAAGGACGACGACTCCTTCACCGACTCGGCCGACGGGACCCCCGTCAACTTCTCCAGCGCAGCCTCGCTGAGCGACGAGACCCTGCGGTACCCGGCGGGCGAGGAGGCCGAGCACCCCCTGGCCGAGCGGCGCCGCCAGCCCGGCACCATCCCGGCCCGCAGAGCCGCCTCCGGCAGCTCGGCCCCCGCCCGCCTCGGCTCCGCCGGGAAGGGCAaagcggggccgggccgcggcgAGGGGAAGCGGGGCCAGACCCCCGCGAAGGGCACggccagcctggagctgggggcCGGCCGGGCCAGCGGAGCCGCCGGGAGGAAGGATGAGGCTCTGGAGGACGGGGTGGTGTTCCAGTCGCTGTGTCACACCACGCCGACGGAGGAAGCCGTCTACTGCTTCTACGACCCGGATTTGGACGAGCTGCCCGAGGCGGGCAGGGACGGCTCcggcagcagagcccagcccggccGGGCGCCACGGAGGGAGCGCTGGGGAGGCTCCGTGCCCCACAAGGACCCCGAGCCCGGCTCCCGTCCGGCCAAGACGAAGCCTCAGAACAACCTGATCGCCGACGAGACGCCGCCCTGCTACTCCCTGAGCTCCTCCATGAGCTCCCTGAGCGACGCCAACCTCTCCGAGGGCGAGGAGCGGGGCCAGCCCTGCGGCAAAGCCACCTGGCCGCGGTCAGCTGCAGCGGGGCAGGCGCAAGGGGGCTcgcccagctcccccagcctcaACTCGGAGGATgatctgctgcagaaatgcatcGGCTCGGCCATGCCCAAGCGCCGGCGGCCCGCGGCTCGCCGCAGGCTGgtggagagaaagcagaagccGCCGGGAGCCGGCGGGAGGGAGCGGAAAGCCGAGGCCAGGCATCACCCCGAGGAGGAGGCCAGTTCTGACCGGGGTTCCGACCTGGACAGCGTGGAGTGGCAAGCCATCCAGGAGGGAGCCAACTCCATCGTCACCTGGCTGCACCAGGCTGCCGCCTCGCTGTCCCGGGAGCCTTCCTCCGAGTCCGACTCCATCCTGTCCTTCATGTCGGGGCTCTCGGTGGGCTCCAcgctgcagctctccctgggcaggcaggagaagcagcGGCCCGGCAGCGCCTCCGGCCGGGAGCCGGCgaggagggagcacagcaaagGCCGCCCGGAGCGCAAGGACGCGGCCGGTGCCCGTCCCGCCGGCCGCGCCAGCTCCAGGGCGGAGCGGAGCCCGGCGCCCGCCAAGCCGGTGCCCAACCTGCCCGTGGTGTTCCGCGGCAGGACCGTCATCTacatgcccagcctggccaaaGATGCCCCCAGCCCACGAGCCACGCCGAAGAAGAGCCCCGCGGCCAAGCCCGAGGCGCCGCCGGCCAAGAACCTCTCGCTGAGCCAGCAGCGCTCGCGGAGCCTGCACCGGCTGGGCAAAGCCCCCGAAACCGGGGAGCTGGCGCTGCCCAAGAGGAGCACGACCCCGCCCGCCCGCATCGGCAAAGGTCCCCCCTCCTCGGGCTCCTCCCGCACCTCCACGCCCTCCCAGCACGCCCCCAAGAAGCTGCCGTCGCCCTCCCAGGCCACCAAACAGGGCGGCCCGGCCGCGGGCAAGGCGAGCGGCTCCTCCTCCCCGCCGGGACCCCCGGCCAGAGCCCCGGCCCCCAAATCCCCGGCTCCCAAGCAGTCCAAGACGCAGAAGTCGCCCGTGCGCATCCCCTTCATGCAGAAGCCCAGCAGGAAGGTGCTGCCGGGCCGGGGGGCCATGCcggtgctggaggagcaggtCGATGGCTCCAAGGCTCGGCCCGGGGGGCCGGGGGGCAGCCGGCTCAACCTGGTGCGGATGTCATCGGCCCGCTCCAGCGGCAGCGACTCGGACCGCTCCGGCTTCCTGCGCCAGCTCACCTTCATCAAGGAATCCTCGAGCCTGCTGCTGCGCCACCGCTCCGACCTGTCCCCGGCGCCGCCGGCCACCTCGCTGCCTCGCCGGGGCTCTCCCCAGCGCAGCCGAGCCGCGCTCCCGGCCGtgttcctctgctcctcccgCTGCGACGAGCTCAAGGCGGCCAAAGCGGCCACCCCGGGCCAGCGGCCGCTcatccccagagcccagcccggcGGCAAAGCCACGGCCGGGGCCAAAGCGCCGCGCCGGACCAGCTCCGAGAGCCCGTCCCGGCTGCCGGTGAAGAGCAGCGCGGCCGCGGCCGAGCCCTTCAAGCGCTACTCGTCCTCGCCCAACATCAGCGTGGCCCGGCGGGCGGCCAGCCCGTCCTCCGTGCGCTCcgaggcggcggcgcggcggcggcagAACGAGCCGGCGGCTCCCGGGGGCCCGCCGGGAAAGCCGCCGGTGGTGGTGATGAAGGGCACGTGGCGGAGGATCCGCGACGAGGACATCCCGCACATCCTCAAGAGCACGCTGCCCTCCACCGCGCTGCCGCTGGCCGGCTCCGGAGACGAGGAGCCCCCCGGCACCCCCGGCACGCCCAGGAAGACCAGCGACGCCGTGGTGCAGACCGAGGACTTCGCCACCTCCAAGACCAACTCCAGCACCTCTCCCACGCTGGAGAGCCGCGAGGGACCCCCGCACCCCCGCGCCACCGGCGACGGCGAAGCCCCCGCGCCCGCCAAGGCCGCCCTGCCCATCTCCTTCGGCCACGAGGCGCCCGCCGGGAGCTTCCCCGGCAGCCGGCACGGCTCCCCCAGCAAGGCCGCCCGTGTCACCCCCTTCAACTAcgtccccagccccatggcgGTGACGGCGGTGGCCGACAAGGCGGTGGAGAAAATCCAGGCTTGA
- the LOC118697166 gene encoding LOW QUALITY PROTEIN: granzyme M-like (The sequence of the model RefSeq protein was modified relative to this genomic sequence to represent the inferred CDS: deleted 1 base in 1 codon) produces the protein MGARGCLGPLLLLLLLPPPLPWAGVSGVGSESLPGAVAAAGGDRPWLQPSIIGGHEAKRHSRPYMASLQFGGVHVCGAALLHRRWALSAAHCLPKRSWHNGRLLVGLHSWRHHEEDTQSFTIRAVCPHPGYDRQTMENDLLLLQLDRKVTLSRTRQLIPLASREPAPGARCSLAGWGLVDPQGRRLSPTLQEMEVTVMDTRMCNNSRFWHGDIGPTTICFQGQRRGSAPAKGDSGGPLVCGKRPAVAGVVSFSGKNATDPFKPPVATSTVKHKKWIQKTLQKGCGSAQPEHTG, from the exons ATGGGGGCTCGGGGCTGCCTGgggccgctgctgctgctgctgctgctgccaccg CCCCTTCCTTGGGCCGGTGTGTCCGGCGTGGGCTCGGAGTCACTGCCCGGGGcggtggcagctgctggtggggacAGGCCGTGGCTCCAGCCCTCCATCATCGGGGGACACGAGGCCAAACGCCACTCCCGGCCCTACATGGCGTCCCTGCAGTTTGGGGGGGTTCACGTCTGCGGGGCAGCGCTGCTGCACCGGCGCTGGGCGCTGTCGGCCGCGCACTGCCTGCCTAAGAG GTCGTGGCACAACGGGAGGCTGCTggtggggctgcacagctggCGGCACCACGAGGAGGACACGCAGAGCTTCACCATCCGGGCTGTCTGTCCCCACCCCGGCTACGACCGACAGACGATGGAGAAcgacctgctcctgctccag cTGGACAGGAAGGTGACACTGAGCAGGACACGGCAGCTGATCCCGCTGGCGAGCCGGGAGCCGGCGCCGGGGGCGCGGTGCAGCCTGGCGGGCTGGGGGCTCGTGGACCCCCAGGGCCGGAGGCTTTCGCCCAccctgcaggagatggaggTGACGGTGATGGACACGCGGATGTGCAACAACAGCCGCTTCTGGCACGGCGATATCGGCCCCACCACGATCTGCTTCCAGGGGCAGCGCCGCGGCTCGGCACCCGCCAAG GGTGACTCGGGGGGGCCCTTGGTGTGCGGGAAGCGGCCGGCAGTGGCCGGCGTGGTGTCCTTCAGCGGCAAGAACGCCACTGATCCTTTCAAGCCGCCGGTGGCCACCTCGACCGTGAAACACAAGAAATGGATCCAGAAAACGCTGCAGAAGGGCTGCGGATCCGCCCAGCCCGAACACACGGGATAG
- the C26H19orf25 gene encoding UPF0449 protein C19orf25 homolog, which translates to MSSKAKRVLPTRPEPPSAEQILADVQGTLPSDPVFVLPAEPPQEPGPAPGCPEPAAEERERLYRQIRSYVGMNQRLQQSREQLRERRRELQRVGEALDRGIAEMRQKAF; encoded by the exons ATGAGCTCCAAGGCCAAGCGGGTGCTGCCCACCcgccctgagccccccagcgCGGAGCAGATCCTGGCGGACGTGCAGGGCACGCTCCCCTCCGACCCCGTGTTCGTCCTGCCCGCCGAGCCCCCCCaggagcccggccccgctccaG GCTGCCCCGAGCCCGCGGCGGAGGAGCGGGAGCGGCTGTACCGGCAGATCCGCTCCTACGTGGGGATGAACCAGCGGCTGCAGCAGTCCCGGGAGCAGCTGCGGGAGCGGCGCCGGGAGCTGCAGAGGGTCGGGGAGGCGCTGGACCGCGGCATCGCCGAGATGAGGCAGAAGGCGTTCTGA
- the REEP6 gene encoding receptor expression-enhancing protein 6 isoform X1 has product MAALQQRLERFLHSPGPIGDLLAQLEARTGVQRLYLASGSVTFLGLYLMFGYGASLLCNVIGFVYPAYVSIKAIESNSKEDDTMWLTYWVVYGVFSIAEFFSDLFLYWFPFYYAGKCLFLVWCMAPVPWNGSQLIYHSVIRPFFLKHHRAVDNMMGDIGTKALDAASSVTREGVRASLNLAEFVEKVK; this is encoded by the exons ATGGCCGCCCTGCAGCAGCGCCTGGAGCGCTTCCTCCACAGCCCCGGCCCGATCGGCGACCTGCTGGCTCAGCTGGAAGCCCGCACCGGCGTCCAACGGCTCTACCTGGCCTCAG GCTCCGTGACTTTCCTGGGGCTGTACCTCATGTTCGGCTACGGCGCTTCCCTGCTCTGCAACGTCATCGGCTTCGTCTACCCCGCCTACGTCTC CATCAAAGCCATCGAGAGCAACAGCAAGGAGGATGACACCATGTGGCTCACATACTGGGTGGTCTACGGCGTCTTCAGCATCGCCGAGTTCTTCTCCGACCTTTTCCTCTACTGGTTCCCCTTCTACTACGCCGGGAAG TGCCTGTTCCTGGTGTGGTGCATGGCCCCAGTGCCCTGGAACGGCTCCCAGCTCATCTACCACAGCGTCATCCGACCCTTCTTCCTCAAGCACCACCGGGCCGTGGACAACATGATGGGTGACATCGGCACCAAGGCCCTGGACGCGGCCTCCAGTGTCACCCGAGAAG GCGTCAGAGCATCCCTGAACCTGGCAGAGTTCGTGGAGAAGGTGAAGTAA
- the REEP6 gene encoding receptor expression-enhancing protein 6 isoform X2: MGVLSASPVPAALAPLQAPRALRGSVTFLGLYLMFGYGASLLCNVIGFVYPAYVSIKAIESNSKEDDTMWLTYWVVYGVFSIAEFFSDLFLYWFPFYYAGKCLFLVWCMAPVPWNGSQLIYHSVIRPFFLKHHRAVDNMMGDIGTKALDAASSVTREGVRASLNLAEFVEKVK; this comes from the exons ATGGGCGTGTTGTCAGCGTCTCCGGTTCCTGCCGCCCTGGCCCCGCTCCAGGCGCCGAGAGCGCTGCGAG GCTCCGTGACTTTCCTGGGGCTGTACCTCATGTTCGGCTACGGCGCTTCCCTGCTCTGCAACGTCATCGGCTTCGTCTACCCCGCCTACGTCTC CATCAAAGCCATCGAGAGCAACAGCAAGGAGGATGACACCATGTGGCTCACATACTGGGTGGTCTACGGCGTCTTCAGCATCGCCGAGTTCTTCTCCGACCTTTTCCTCTACTGGTTCCCCTTCTACTACGCCGGGAAG TGCCTGTTCCTGGTGTGGTGCATGGCCCCAGTGCCCTGGAACGGCTCCCAGCTCATCTACCACAGCGTCATCCGACCCTTCTTCCTCAAGCACCACCGGGCCGTGGACAACATGATGGGTGACATCGGCACCAAGGCCCTGGACGCGGCCTCCAGTGTCACCCGAGAAG GCGTCAGAGCATCCCTGAACCTGGCAGAGTTCGTGGAGAAGGTGAAGTAA